CTAGTAGCTTTTTCACCTGCTCCATAAGGAACTCTACAAGAAGCTGATCTATTTTGAGAAGAGTAAGTTAAGATTGAAGGAGCTTCAAATCCTGGAATTAATCTTTTGTAAGAGTTAGTTGATGGGTTAGTAAATGCAGCAACTGCTCTAGCGTGTTTAAAAATACCACCAACATAATGTCTAGCCATTTCAGAAAGATTTCCATACTCACCTTCTGTATAAAATAAGTTTTTACCATTTTTCCAAATTGATTGGTGTACATGCATACCATTACCATTATCACCATAAAGTGGTTTTGGCATAAATGTACAAGTTTTACCATTTAAGTGTGCAACCATTTTACAAACATATTTATATTTTTGAACATTATCAGCGGCTTCAATTAAGTCACCAAAAACAATACCAATTTCACCTTGAGCTTGAGCAACTTCATGATGTCCTAAAACAACTTCTAATCCAACTTGTTCTAAAACTAACATCATTTCAGCTCTTAAATCAACCATTGAATCTGTTGGTTGAACTGGAAAGTATCCACCTTTAGTTCTAGGTCTATGTCCTGTGTTTCCACCTTCGATTTCTCTAGCGTCTGCCCAACAACCTTCTTCAGAATCAACTCTATAATATGACTCATTAATATTATCAATAATTTTTACATCATCAAAAATGAAAAATTCATTTTCTGGTCCAAAATAAGCAACATCACCAACACCAGACTCACTTAAATGAGTTAATGCTTTTTTAGCAATTGATCTTGGACATTTTTCATACATTTCACCTTTGTAAATATCATAAACATCACAAATTACAATGATTGTTGAATCTGCAGTAAAAGGATCTAAAAACGCAGTACCAACATCTGGTTTTAATAACATATCTGATTTATTAATTGGTTGCCATGCATCAACAGATGAACCATCAAAAGGTAAACCATTTGTTAAATTACCTTCATTTACAGCACTTAACATATAAGTTAAATGATGCCACATACCTTTCATATCTGTAAATCTAAAATCTACAAATTTAACTTCATTTTCTTCACAATATTTAAAAAACTCTTTAGTATTGTTTACAAATTTACCCATACATAATCTCCTGATATTTTGATTTAATATATCTTATCAAAATTAAGTTTATAAATTCCCAAATTTTTGTATAAAAAATAAACATTTATTATATTATTTAAAAGATATTTTATAAAACATCTGGTTAAAAATTAACCAACTTTCTTTCTCTATTCTCAAATGTCGCTACTTTTGTAAAACCTAAAGATTTTACATAATTTATTACTTCTTCATATTTAAAACCTATTTGTTCAACACTATGTGCATCTGAACTAAGTGTTATAGGAATATCAAGTTCATAAACCAATTCTAAGATATCTTTTGAAGGATAGATTTCTTTAATTGGTTTTCTTAATCCTGCTGCATTTACTTCTATTGCCATATTAGATTTTTTTATCTCTTTAAGGGCATTTTTTGCTATTATTTTTATATCTTTTTTTGGTAGATACTTAAATATCTTTATTAAATCAATATGCCCAACAATATCAAAATGTTTTGATTTTGCAAGAGCTTGAACTGTATCAAAATAATCTTGCCAAATTTTATCAATATCGTTATTTTCATATTTACCTATAAATT
This portion of the Arcobacter nitrofigilis DSM 7299 genome encodes:
- the glnA gene encoding type I glutamate--ammonia ligase; amino-acid sequence: MGKFVNNTKEFFKYCEENEVKFVDFRFTDMKGMWHHLTYMLSAVNEGNLTNGLPFDGSSVDAWQPINKSDMLLKPDVGTAFLDPFTADSTIIVICDVYDIYKGEMYEKCPRSIAKKALTHLSESGVGDVAYFGPENEFFIFDDVKIIDNINESYYRVDSEEGCWADAREIEGGNTGHRPRTKGGYFPVQPTDSMVDLRAEMMLVLEQVGLEVVLGHHEVAQAQGEIGIVFGDLIEAADNVQKYKYVCKMVAHLNGKTCTFMPKPLYGDNGNGMHVHQSIWKNGKNLFYTEGEYGNLSEMARHYVGGIFKHARAVAAFTNPSTNSYKRLIPGFEAPSILTYSSQNRSASCRVPYGAGEKATRIEMRFPDSTACPYLGFAAMLMAGLDGIANKVEPIGPMDEDLFEMPLDEIRERKIPQMPHTLRGSLEALIRDNDFLKPVFSQDMIDTYQHYKFETQVWPDEARPTAFEFMSTYSC
- a CDS encoding histidinol-phosphatase HisJ, whose translation is MRVDLHNHTTLCNHATGTMEEYVIRAIELGIDEFGFSEHAPMDFDEEYRLNISQKDYYENEVKKLQEKYKNQIKILLAYEVDFMQNIKMLDEILNAKVDYLIGSVHFLDGWGFDNPEFIGKYENNDIDKIWQDYFDTVQALAKSKHFDIVGHIDLIKIFKYLPKKDIKIIAKNALKEIKKSNMAIEVNAAGLRKPIKEIYPSKDILELVYELDIPITLSSDAHSVEQIGFKYEEVINYVKSLGFTKVATFENRERKLVNF